The following proteins come from a genomic window of Yinghuangia sp. ASG 101:
- a CDS encoding SDR family oxidoreductase, which translates to MTKSVVVTGATSGIGLATALELARAGLDVIGTARTEDKAQRLREAAGHEGVGVRTVVLDVCDATSTVRAFTEIATMTGGGPWAVVNNAGLAQPGAVEDVEDEQVRRQLETNLVAPARIVRLVLPQMRRRGGGRIVNISSVSGRVAAPFLGWYCASKHGLAAMTDALRIEVAQFGVKVVLIEPGSYGTDIWERSMGRLPAHEHSAYRDSYAMADGILRRSASLPAPAPVASAVRHALLTARPRPRYLVGSDARAGAALNALAPRVLSDYAKGVATGLRTPPERVARLLDRATRRRAAR; encoded by the coding sequence ATGACCAAGAGCGTGGTCGTGACCGGCGCGACCAGCGGGATCGGCCTCGCGACCGCCCTGGAGCTGGCCCGCGCGGGCCTCGACGTCATCGGCACCGCGCGCACCGAGGACAAGGCGCAGCGGCTGCGCGAGGCCGCCGGGCACGAAGGCGTCGGTGTGCGGACCGTGGTGCTGGATGTGTGCGACGCCACCTCCACCGTGCGGGCCTTCACCGAGATCGCCACGATGACCGGCGGCGGCCCTTGGGCGGTCGTCAACAACGCGGGCCTGGCCCAACCGGGAGCCGTCGAGGACGTCGAGGACGAGCAGGTGCGGCGGCAGTTGGAGACGAACCTCGTCGCGCCCGCGCGCATCGTGCGCCTGGTCCTCCCGCAGATGCGCCGGCGCGGCGGCGGGCGCATCGTGAACATCTCGTCGGTGTCCGGCCGCGTCGCGGCGCCGTTCCTGGGCTGGTACTGCGCGAGCAAGCACGGGCTCGCGGCCATGACGGACGCCCTGCGGATCGAGGTCGCGCAGTTCGGCGTCAAGGTCGTGCTGATCGAGCCCGGGAGCTACGGCACGGACATCTGGGAGCGCAGCATGGGCCGCCTCCCGGCCCACGAGCACTCCGCGTACCGGGACTCGTACGCCATGGCCGACGGCATCCTGCGGCGCTCCGCGTCGCTGCCCGCCCCCGCTCCGGTGGCGTCGGCCGTGCGCCACGCGCTGCTGACCGCCCGGCCGAGGCCGCGCTACCTGGTCGGTTCGGACGCGAGGGCGGGCGCGGCACTGAACGCGCTGGCGCCGCGCGTGCTGTCCGATTACGCGAAGGGTGTCGCGACCGGTTTGCGTACGCCTCCCGAACGCGTGGCGCGGCTGCTCGACAGGGCCACCCGGCGCCGGGCCGCGCGGTGA
- a CDS encoding PaaI family thioesterase, producing the protein MSRPTSLSPPADAAVPEPRPGAPAVGAETGKHYDGCFACGEVQDNGLRVRSRVGQGVSVHTEYVVGEGHQGAPGLAHGGLLTCALDEALGALSFLLHRPVVTARLETDFRRPVPVGSTLHIHAWCTGVDGRKVFARASGRVDAADGPVAVEAAALFVRVDLDHFTTHGRAEDVERAGSDPHSAELMRTYEVSP; encoded by the coding sequence GTGAGTCGACCTACTTCGCTGAGCCCGCCCGCGGACGCCGCGGTCCCCGAGCCGCGCCCGGGGGCGCCCGCCGTCGGTGCGGAGACCGGAAAGCACTACGACGGCTGTTTCGCCTGCGGCGAGGTCCAGGACAACGGCCTCAGAGTGCGCAGCCGCGTCGGGCAGGGCGTCAGCGTGCACACCGAGTACGTGGTGGGCGAGGGTCACCAAGGGGCTCCGGGGCTGGCCCACGGCGGCCTGCTGACCTGCGCGCTCGACGAGGCGCTGGGGGCGCTGTCCTTCCTGCTGCACCGGCCGGTGGTGACGGCCCGCCTGGAGACCGACTTCCGGCGTCCGGTGCCGGTCGGCTCGACGCTGCACATCCACGCGTGGTGTACCGGCGTCGACGGACGCAAGGTCTTCGCGCGCGCGTCGGGCCGCGTCGACGCCGCGGACGGCCCGGTCGCCGTCGAGGCCGCGGCGCTTTTCGTCCGCGTCGACCTGGACCACTTCACGACGCACGGCCGCGCCGAGGACGTCGAGCGGGCCGGCTCGGACCCGCACTCGGCCGAACTCATGCGAACCTATGAGGTGAGCCCGTGA
- a CDS encoding transcriptional regulator, giving the protein MVAGNGDLRALVEEAGLTRREIARWVNVVAERRGQHLGCTHTSVARWLDGAQPRWPIPDLLAEVLGRKLGYELTVSDLGLRDRRPPAADPFDGLSVARTVSDIRRAVVELTGRDMNRRNFLLGSTFGAAAFSSPALFWSTASGAEPEPVQHTGSDRVREADVERIRQTVAMFRKLDRAQGGADLRDTVVNHLNKIAADKLTGSYGEDVGRGLFRAVAELTELAGWLSFDSGRHALAQRYHIQALRLAQAADDRAYGAYVMANMACQAVYLGHGWEAVQLARAAQQGARGSLSHRARALVLAMEARGHAAMHNERACSEALRAAERSLEASDGDDDPGWCQYFDKAELAHEFAHCHRDLGMPHATQRHAHEAIGIRADGYTRRCAQDTTFMAAAHLVERELDQACAKADEALDIASRLNSSQCNDFLRAFRTQLKPYAGERVVREFSERAEELYAGMAV; this is encoded by the coding sequence ATGGTGGCCGGAAACGGTGACCTTCGCGCGCTGGTCGAAGAGGCCGGCCTGACGAGGCGTGAAATCGCCCGTTGGGTCAACGTGGTGGCGGAGCGACGCGGGCAACACCTGGGGTGCACCCACACCTCGGTGGCCCGCTGGCTCGACGGTGCCCAACCGCGTTGGCCCATTCCCGATCTGCTGGCCGAGGTGCTCGGCCGCAAATTGGGCTACGAACTGACGGTCAGCGACCTGGGTTTGCGCGACCGGCGCCCGCCTGCGGCGGATCCGTTCGACGGATTGAGCGTCGCTCGCACGGTGTCCGACATCCGGCGGGCCGTGGTCGAGCTGACGGGGAGAGACATGAACCGCCGTAATTTCCTGCTCGGGTCGACTTTCGGGGCCGCGGCCTTCTCCAGTCCCGCGCTCTTCTGGTCGACCGCGAGCGGGGCGGAGCCCGAGCCGGTCCAGCACACCGGCAGCGACCGTGTGCGCGAGGCGGATGTCGAGCGCATCCGCCAGACCGTCGCGATGTTCCGCAAGCTCGACCGCGCCCAAGGCGGCGCGGACCTGCGCGACACCGTGGTGAACCACCTGAACAAGATCGCCGCCGACAAGCTCACGGGCTCGTACGGCGAGGATGTCGGCCGAGGGCTGTTCCGTGCGGTCGCGGAGCTGACCGAGCTGGCCGGCTGGCTGTCGTTCGACTCCGGCCGCCACGCGCTCGCGCAGCGCTACCACATCCAGGCCCTGCGCCTCGCCCAGGCCGCCGACGACCGGGCGTACGGCGCGTACGTCATGGCCAACATGGCGTGCCAGGCCGTCTACCTCGGGCACGGCTGGGAGGCCGTGCAGCTCGCCCGTGCCGCGCAGCAGGGCGCGCGCGGGTCGCTCAGCCACCGCGCGCGGGCGCTCGTGCTGGCGATGGAGGCCCGGGGGCACGCGGCGATGCACAACGAGCGCGCGTGCTCGGAGGCGCTGCGGGCCGCCGAGCGCAGCCTGGAGGCCTCCGACGGCGACGATGACCCCGGGTGGTGCCAGTACTTCGACAAGGCCGAGCTGGCGCACGAGTTCGCCCACTGCCACCGCGACCTGGGGATGCCGCACGCCACGCAGCGGCACGCCCACGAGGCCATAGGGATTCGCGCCGACGGCTACACGCGCCGCTGCGCCCAGGACACGACGTTCATGGCCGCGGCACACCTGGTCGAACGGGAGCTGGACCAGGCGTGCGCGAAGGCGGACGAGGCGCTGGACATCGCCAGCCGGCTCAACTCGTCGCAGTGCAACGACTTCCTGCGCGCGTTCCGCACGCAGCTCAAGCCGTACGCGGGGGAGCGGGTGGTCCGCGAGTTCAGCGAGCGGGCCGAGGAGCTGTACGCGGGGATGGCGGTGTGA
- a CDS encoding DUF3710 domain-containing protein: MFRRRRRNEEADQPVDELDDIDELDETDERHEDEAASDEATDDEALNRPLPPAPRPDGPWDEDELDDPREGRIDLGGLLVPAVEGMELRVEVANEMIIAATVVLGDSAVQVQAFAAPRSEGLWHEIRKEIGGGITQQGGLVDELDGGLGWELRAQVPVQLPDGKQGAQLVRFVGCDGPRWFLRGVISGRAAVDPDTGGQLEGIFRDTVVVRGSDPMAPRDPILLRLPDNAQIDPASGVAPTVAEEPEGPAKSRYSGTLTTFQRGPEITEVR; encoded by the coding sequence GTGTTCCGACGTCGCCGACGCAACGAAGAAGCCGACCAGCCCGTCGACGAGCTCGACGACATCGACGAGCTGGATGAAACGGATGAGCGGCACGAGGACGAGGCCGCGTCGGACGAGGCCACGGACGACGAGGCGCTGAACCGCCCCCTGCCGCCCGCCCCGCGGCCCGACGGCCCGTGGGACGAGGACGAGCTGGACGACCCCCGGGAAGGCCGCATCGACCTCGGCGGCCTGCTGGTCCCCGCGGTCGAGGGGATGGAGCTGCGGGTCGAGGTCGCCAACGAGATGATCATCGCCGCGACGGTGGTCCTCGGTGACAGCGCGGTCCAGGTGCAGGCGTTCGCGGCACCGCGCAGCGAGGGCCTGTGGCACGAGATCCGCAAGGAGATCGGCGGCGGCATCACGCAGCAGGGCGGCCTCGTCGACGAGCTCGACGGCGGCCTCGGCTGGGAGCTGCGGGCCCAGGTGCCCGTGCAGCTGCCGGACGGCAAGCAGGGCGCGCAGCTGGTGCGCTTCGTGGGCTGCGACGGCCCCCGGTGGTTCCTGCGCGGCGTCATCTCCGGACGGGCCGCGGTCGACCCCGACACGGGCGGGCAGCTGGAGGGGATCTTCCGCGACACGGTCGTCGTGCGCGGATCGGACCCGATGGCCCCGCGCGACCCGATCCTGCTGCGCCTGCCGGACAACGCGCAGATCGACCCGGCGAGCGGCGTCGCGCCGACGGTGGCGGAGGAGCCCGAGGGGCCCGCGAAGAGCCGCTACAGCGGCACGCTGACCACTTTCCAGCGCGGCCCGGAGATCACCGAGGTGCGGTAG
- a CDS encoding potassium channel family protein: MHIVIMGCGRVGSTLAQTLEEQGHSIAVVDRDASSFRRLGAHFSGRRVTGVGYDQDTLRAAGIEEAGAFAAVSSGDNSNIIAARVARETFGVENVVARIYDPRRAEVYQRLGIPTVATVRWTADQMLRRLLPSGAEPLWRDPSGSVQLAEIHVNPEWVGHRISRLEETSGARIAFLTRLGEGILPGADTVLQEGDLVHVVMQSADVAAVEAAFEKAPEED, from the coding sequence GTGCACATCGTCATCATGGGGTGCGGGCGCGTGGGATCCACGCTGGCCCAGACCCTGGAGGAACAGGGCCATTCGATCGCGGTGGTCGACCGCGACGCGTCGTCGTTCCGCCGGCTCGGCGCCCACTTCTCCGGCCGCCGCGTCACCGGCGTCGGCTACGACCAGGACACGCTGCGGGCCGCCGGCATCGAGGAGGCCGGCGCGTTCGCGGCGGTCAGCAGCGGCGACAACTCGAACATCATCGCGGCCCGGGTGGCCCGCGAGACCTTCGGTGTCGAGAACGTCGTCGCGCGCATCTACGACCCGCGCCGCGCCGAGGTCTACCAGCGGCTCGGCATCCCGACCGTGGCCACCGTCCGCTGGACCGCCGACCAGATGCTGCGGCGGCTGCTGCCCAGCGGCGCCGAGCCGCTGTGGCGCGACCCCAGCGGCAGCGTGCAGCTCGCCGAGATCCACGTGAATCCGGAGTGGGTCGGCCACCGGATCTCCCGCCTGGAGGAGACCTCCGGAGCGCGCATCGCGTTCCTGACGCGCCTGGGCGAGGGCATCCTGCCCGGCGCCGACACGGTCCTCCAGGAAGGGGACCTCGTCCACGTCGTCATGCAGTCGGCCGACGTCGCCGCCGTCGAGGCGGCCTTCGAGAAGGCCCCGGAGGAGGACTGA
- a CDS encoding DUF3159 domain-containing protein, which produces MKAGEEHPRAAVEGTDSRRPERDAAETPEGGARAAEAPTDSALSLIAAFGGVRGMIDMTVPGLVFVIVFTITRETKSSSYAAVAVAGVLAAVRLARRETLMHALGGFLGVAIAAYVAVKSGKAENFYLLGVFISGGYALAYVVSIMVRWPIIGVVLGPILGENFTWRKNPERAAAYTKATWVWVALFVLRIVVQVPLYLADEVTWLGAAKVALGVPPWLVAIYLTWLIMSKAPPPTKADDGGGGEGADGADDSADERRPDTGSIR; this is translated from the coding sequence GTGAAAGCGGGGGAGGAACACCCGCGCGCCGCCGTCGAGGGCACCGATTCCCGGCGGCCCGAGCGCGACGCGGCCGAGACCCCCGAGGGCGGCGCCCGCGCGGCGGAGGCCCCGACCGACAGCGCGCTGTCGCTGATCGCCGCCTTCGGCGGCGTGCGCGGCATGATCGACATGACCGTCCCCGGGCTGGTCTTCGTCATCGTCTTCACCATCACGCGCGAGACGAAGTCGTCGTCGTACGCGGCGGTCGCCGTCGCGGGCGTGCTGGCGGCCGTGCGGCTGGCCCGGCGCGAGACGCTGATGCACGCGCTCGGCGGCTTCCTCGGCGTCGCGATCGCGGCGTACGTCGCGGTCAAGTCCGGCAAGGCGGAGAACTTCTACCTGCTGGGCGTGTTCATCTCCGGCGGGTACGCGCTGGCGTACGTCGTCTCGATCATGGTGCGCTGGCCGATCATCGGCGTCGTGCTCGGGCCGATCCTCGGCGAGAACTTCACGTGGCGGAAGAACCCGGAGCGGGCCGCGGCGTACACCAAGGCCACCTGGGTATGGGTGGCGCTGTTCGTGCTCCGCATCGTCGTGCAGGTGCCGCTGTACCTCGCCGACGAGGTGACGTGGCTCGGTGCCGCGAAGGTGGCGCTCGGGGTGCCGCCGTGGCTCGTGGCGATCTATCTGACGTGGCTCATCATGTCGAAGGCCCCGCCGCCGACGAAGGCCGACGACGGCGGCGGTGGCGAGGGTGCCGACGGGGCGGACGACTCCGCCGACGAGCGGAGACCGGACACCGGTTCGATCCGCTGA
- a CDS encoding OB-fold nucleic acid binding domain-containing protein: MSGTTGVEREPGRFRRMFNRLTSTHEELDAEELRQDSRQLGCTAIGTVAERDLVTVGGTLRTVTFRPRGGVPALEAELYDGSGALSVVWLGRRKIAGIEPGRQLVAQGRVSTTHGRPVLFNPKYELRPVGNG; this comes from the coding sequence ATGAGTGGTACCACCGGAGTCGAGCGCGAGCCCGGCCGTTTCCGCCGGATGTTCAACCGGCTGACCTCCACCCACGAGGAGCTGGACGCCGAAGAGCTGCGGCAGGACAGCCGTCAGCTCGGCTGCACCGCGATAGGGACGGTCGCCGAGCGCGACCTCGTCACCGTCGGGGGAACGCTGCGCACCGTGACGTTCCGCCCGCGCGGCGGCGTCCCGGCGCTGGAGGCGGAGCTGTACGACGGATCGGGTGCCCTCTCGGTGGTGTGGCTGGGTCGCCGCAAGATCGCCGGCATCGAGCCGGGCCGGCAGTTGGTCGCGCAGGGCCGGGTGTCCACCACGCACGGTCGGCCGGTGCTGTTCAACCCCAAATACGAACTGCGGCCGGTCGGGAATGGATGA
- the dut gene encoding dUTP diphosphatase, whose amino-acid sequence MTAPVDILIQRLDPDLPLPAYAHPGDAGADLVTAVDAELAPGERITLPTGVAIALPDGFAAFVHPRSGLAARCGVSLVNAPGTIDAGYRGEIRVIVVNLDARESVSFRRGDRIAQLVIQRVERARFHEVGVLPGSDRAEGGFGSTGGHAAVVAAQANGAHRGAATVENSASDREGI is encoded by the coding sequence GTGACGGCTCCGGTGGACATCCTGATCCAGCGCCTCGATCCCGACCTGCCGCTGCCGGCGTACGCGCACCCCGGCGACGCGGGCGCCGATCTGGTCACCGCGGTGGACGCCGAGCTGGCACCGGGGGAGCGGATCACGCTGCCGACCGGGGTGGCGATCGCGCTGCCGGACGGCTTCGCCGCGTTCGTGCACCCGCGTTCCGGACTCGCGGCCCGGTGCGGAGTGTCATTGGTCAACGCCCCGGGCACGATCGATGCGGGATACCGTGGCGAGATCAGGGTCATCGTGGTGAACCTGGATGCCCGAGAGAGCGTCTCGTTCCGCCGCGGCGACCGGATCGCCCAGCTCGTCATCCAGCGCGTCGAGCGGGCGAGGTTCCACGAGGTCGGCGTCCTGCCGGGATCGGACCGGGCCGAGGGCGGCTTCGGGTCGACCGGCGGCCATGCCGCCGTCGTGGCCGCACAGGCAAACGGCGCGCACCGCGGTGCCGCCACAGTGGAGAACTCGGCTTCCGACCGGGAAGGGATCTGA
- a CDS encoding APC family permease, translating to MSRLGGLSKRILVGRALRSDKLHETLLPKRLALPVFASDALSSVAYAPDEILLTLSMAGLAAYHFSWQVGLAVVVVMLTVVASYRQNVHAYPSGGGDYEVATVNLGPNAGLTVGSALLVDYVLTVAVSISSGVANIASAIPAIDDHKVLYAVLLVLLLMAMNLRGVRESGTAFAVPTYLFMFAVIGMTLFGFLRYFTGAEMRAESSGFGIREEDAFTGLALVFLLLRTFSSGCAALTGVEAISNGVPAFRKPKSRNAATTLLLMGTIAVTMLMGMLALANITKVHFAENPDTQLVGAPDGYEQKTVVAQVADAVFGGTFASPAFYLVLAVTGLILVLAANTAFNGFPVLGSILAQDRYLPRQLHTRGDRLAFSNGIIMLAGAAILLIIAFNAEPTKLIQLYVVGVFVSFTMSQAGMIRHWTRTLREEDDPAARRHMVRSRVINAFGLCMTGAVLVIVLVTKFLHGAWIAILAMVVLFVVMKGIRRHYDRVSDELVADPDEDMKLPSRVHGIVLVSKLHKPTLRALAYARAARPNVLEAVTVGVDPAETEALRQEWDERGIEVPLKVLGSPYREITRPIIEYVKNVRRSSPRDVVTVYIPEYVVGHWWEHILHNQSALRLKGRLLFTPGVVVASVPWQLASSDRVKYAKGYNAPGAVRRGEPAPRARQRPDGDGGGGGNGA from the coding sequence GTGTCGAGACTCGGTGGGCTGTCGAAGCGCATTCTCGTGGGGCGTGCGCTGCGTAGTGACAAGTTGCACGAGACGCTGCTGCCCAAGCGTCTGGCGCTGCCCGTGTTCGCGTCCGACGCGCTGTCGTCCGTGGCGTACGCGCCGGACGAGATCCTGCTGACGCTGTCGATGGCGGGCCTGGCCGCGTACCACTTCAGCTGGCAGGTCGGGCTCGCGGTGGTCGTGGTCATGCTGACCGTGGTGGCGTCGTACCGGCAGAACGTGCACGCGTACCCCAGCGGCGGCGGCGACTACGAGGTGGCGACCGTCAACCTCGGGCCGAACGCGGGGCTGACCGTCGGCAGCGCGCTGCTGGTCGACTACGTGCTGACCGTCGCCGTGTCGATCTCGTCGGGCGTCGCCAACATCGCCTCGGCCATTCCGGCGATAGACGACCACAAGGTGCTGTACGCCGTATTGCTCGTGCTGCTGCTCATGGCCATGAACCTGCGCGGGGTCCGCGAGTCGGGAACGGCGTTCGCGGTGCCGACGTACCTGTTCATGTTCGCCGTAATCGGCATGACGCTCTTCGGGTTCCTGCGGTACTTCACGGGGGCCGAAATGCGCGCCGAGAGCTCGGGGTTCGGCATTCGGGAGGAGGACGCGTTCACCGGGCTGGCCCTGGTGTTCTTGCTGCTGCGCACGTTCTCCTCCGGCTGTGCGGCGCTGACCGGTGTCGAGGCGATCAGCAACGGGGTGCCGGCGTTCCGCAAGCCCAAGAGCCGGAACGCCGCCACGACGCTGCTGCTGATGGGGACGATCGCGGTCACGATGCTGATGGGCATGCTGGCACTCGCGAACATCACCAAGGTGCACTTCGCGGAGAACCCCGACACGCAGCTCGTGGGGGCGCCGGACGGCTATGAGCAGAAGACCGTGGTCGCGCAGGTGGCCGACGCGGTGTTCGGCGGGACGTTCGCGTCGCCGGCGTTCTACCTGGTCCTCGCGGTCACCGGGTTGATCCTCGTGCTGGCGGCGAACACGGCGTTCAACGGCTTCCCGGTGCTCGGCTCGATCCTCGCCCAGGACCGCTATTTGCCGCGGCAGTTGCACACGCGCGGTGACCGCCTGGCGTTCAGCAACGGCATCATCATGCTGGCGGGTGCCGCGATCCTGTTGATCATCGCCTTCAACGCCGAGCCGACGAAGCTGATCCAGCTGTATGTCGTGGGTGTGTTCGTGTCGTTCACGATGAGCCAGGCGGGCATGATCCGGCACTGGACACGGACGCTGCGCGAGGAGGACGACCCGGCCGCGCGGCGGCACATGGTCCGCAGCCGGGTGATCAACGCGTTCGGCCTGTGCATGACCGGGGCCGTGCTGGTGATCGTGCTGGTCACCAAGTTCCTGCACGGCGCCTGGATCGCGATTCTGGCGATGGTCGTGCTGTTCGTGGTCATGAAGGGCATCAGGCGGCACTATGACCGGGTGTCGGACGAGTTGGTGGCCGACCCGGACGAGGACATGAAGCTGCCGTCGCGTGTGCACGGCATCGTGCTGGTCTCCAAGCTGCACAAGCCGACCCTGCGGGCGCTGGCGTACGCGCGGGCGGCGCGGCCGAACGTGCTGGAGGCGGTCACCGTCGGGGTGGACCCGGCCGAGACCGAGGCGCTGCGGCAGGAGTGGGACGAGCGGGGGATCGAGGTGCCGCTCAAGGTGCTGGGGTCGCCGTACCGCGAGATCACGCGGCCGATCATCGAGTACGTCAAGAACGTGCGGCGGTCGAGCCCGCGGGACGTGGTGACGGTGTACATCCCGGAGTACGTCGTCGGCCACTGGTGGGAGCACATCCTGCACAACCAGAGCGCGCTGCGGCTCAAGGGGCGCCTGCTGTTCACGCCGGGCGTCGTCGTCGCGTCGGTGCCGTGGCAGTTGGCGTCGTCGGACCGGGTCAAGTACGCCAAGGGCTACAACGCGCCGGGCGCGGTCCGCCGCGGCGAGCCGGCGCCGAGGGCGCGGCAGCGGCCGGACGGCGACGGCGGGGGCGGCGGGAACGGGGCCTGA
- a CDS encoding potassium channel family protein — MRVAIAGAGAVGRSIAGELLENGHEVLLIDKAPEAIQVESVPQAEWLLADACEISSLDEAALERCNVAIAATGDDKVNLVVSLLAKTEYGVPRVVARVNNPKNEWLFNEAWGVDVAVSTPRLMSALVEEAVSVGDLVRLMQFSQGDANLVELTLPDDTQLVGTRVGDVAWPQDTALVTIIREGRVLVPSKDDSLEAGDELLFVAAPAREEELEDLLSPPGTRARDLRGQGAG, encoded by the coding sequence ATGCGTGTCGCGATCGCGGGAGCCGGTGCGGTGGGCCGGTCCATCGCCGGCGAGCTGCTGGAGAACGGCCACGAGGTGCTGCTCATCGACAAGGCGCCCGAGGCCATCCAGGTCGAGAGCGTGCCCCAGGCCGAATGGCTGCTGGCCGACGCCTGCGAGATCTCGTCCCTCGACGAGGCCGCACTCGAACGCTGCAATGTGGCCATCGCGGCGACCGGCGACGACAAGGTCAACCTCGTCGTGTCGCTGCTCGCCAAGACCGAATACGGCGTGCCGCGCGTGGTCGCCCGGGTCAACAACCCGAAGAACGAGTGGCTCTTCAACGAGGCCTGGGGCGTCGACGTGGCCGTCTCGACCCCGCGCCTGATGTCGGCCCTCGTCGAGGAGGCCGTCAGCGTCGGCGACCTCGTCCGGCTCATGCAGTTCAGCCAGGGCGACGCGAACCTGGTCGAGCTGACGCTGCCGGACGACACACAGCTGGTCGGCACGCGGGTCGGCGACGTCGCGTGGCCGCAGGACACCGCGCTGGTGACGATCATCCGCGAGGGCCGCGTGCTGGTGCCCAGCAAGGACGACTCGCTGGAGGCCGGCGACGAACTGCTGTTCGTCGCCGCGCCCGCCCGCGAGGAGGAGCTGGAGGACCTGCTCTCCCCGCCGGGCACCCGGGCCCGCGACCTCCGGGGGCAGGGCGCCGGATAG
- a CDS encoding class I SAM-dependent RNA methyltransferase, with translation MPTFRSAGSPPSAADDAAESLVGARYEVEIGPVAHGGHCVARHEGRVLFVRHGLPGERAVVEVTEGVETSRFLRADVVDVLTASPDRVTPPCPYAGPGRCGGCDWQHAVPAAQRALKGAVVAEQLRRLAGLERDVEVEAVDGPPGMPEGLGWRTRVQFAVDAESGAAGLRKHRSHDVQPIDACAIAAPGVEELGIERRDWRGVASIEAIAASGSLDRAVVVTPAADDGRVPIVELDRPVAVFRADERGRTKRVHGRAGVREVAAGQTWRVSGGGFWQVHPAAADTLVAAVLDGLEPRPGDVALDLYCGVGLFAGAIAARLADSDTVIGVESSRDAVEDARHNLRDVPGARFEAGRVERVLNRPGFLRRADIVVLDPPRAGAGKAVVERIARLTPRRIAYVACDPAALARDLAYFAQHGYRLRTLRAFDLFPQTHHMECVAVLELAPKQPGPTRSK, from the coding sequence GTGCCCACCTTCCGATCCGCCGGATCGCCCCCGTCCGCAGCCGACGACGCGGCCGAGTCGCTGGTCGGGGCGCGCTACGAGGTGGAGATCGGCCCCGTCGCGCACGGCGGTCACTGCGTCGCGCGCCACGAGGGCCGGGTGCTGTTCGTACGCCACGGGCTGCCCGGCGAGCGCGCGGTCGTCGAGGTCACCGAGGGAGTCGAGACGTCGCGGTTCCTGCGCGCCGACGTCGTCGACGTGCTGACGGCGTCGCCCGACCGGGTGACCCCGCCGTGCCCGTACGCGGGGCCCGGGCGGTGCGGCGGCTGCGACTGGCAGCACGCGGTGCCGGCCGCGCAGCGCGCGCTGAAGGGGGCGGTGGTCGCCGAGCAGTTGCGCCGGCTGGCGGGGCTGGAGCGCGACGTCGAGGTGGAGGCCGTGGACGGTCCGCCGGGGATGCCCGAGGGCCTGGGGTGGCGGACGCGCGTGCAGTTCGCGGTGGACGCGGAAAGCGGCGCGGCCGGGCTGCGCAAACACCGCTCGCACGACGTGCAGCCGATCGACGCGTGCGCCATCGCCGCGCCGGGCGTCGAGGAGTTGGGGATCGAGCGGCGCGACTGGCGCGGCGTCGCGTCGATCGAGGCGATCGCGGCGAGCGGGTCGCTCGACCGGGCGGTCGTGGTGACGCCGGCGGCCGACGACGGCCGCGTGCCTATCGTCGAACTCGACCGCCCTGTCGCGGTGTTCCGGGCCGACGAGCGCGGGCGGACGAAGCGCGTGCACGGGCGGGCCGGGGTGCGCGAGGTGGCGGCCGGGCAGACGTGGCGGGTCTCCGGCGGCGGTTTCTGGCAGGTGCACCCCGCGGCGGCGGACACGCTGGTCGCGGCGGTGCTCGACGGCCTGGAGCCGCGCCCGGGCGACGTGGCGCTCGATCTGTACTGCGGCGTCGGCCTGTTCGCGGGTGCGATCGCCGCGCGGCTCGCCGACTCGGACACCGTCATCGGCGTCGAGTCCTCGCGCGACGCGGTCGAGGACGCCCGGCACAACCTGCGCGACGTCCCGGGCGCCCGCTTCGAGGCGGGCCGGGTCGAGCGTGTGCTGAACCGCCCCGGTTTCCTGCGGCGTGCCGACATCGTCGTGCTCGACCCGCCGCGCGCGGGTGCGGGCAAAGCGGTCGTCGAACGCATCGCGCGCCTGACCCCGCGCCGCATCGCGTACGTCGCCTGCGACCCGGCGGCGCTCGCCCGCGACCTGGCCTACTTCGCCCAACACGGCTACCGCCTGCGGACGTTGCGGGCCTTCGACCTCTTCCCGCAGACGCACCACATGGAGTGCGTCGCCGTCCTGGAGCTGGCTCCGAAACAGCCGGGGCCGACCCGGTCGAAGTAG